In a single window of the Motilibacter aurantiacus genome:
- the pyrH gene encoding UMP kinase, with translation MGQPRYDRVLLKLSGEVFGGGSFGVDPDVVQGIARQIADIVREGTQVAVVVGGGNFFRGAELSLRGMDQARSDYMGMLGTVMNCLALQDFLEKQGIDTRVQTAITMGQVAEPYIPRRAVRHLEKGRVVIFGAGVGMPYFSTDTASAQRALEIGAQVLLMAKAVDGVYDDDPRTNPDAKRFERVSYQEVLRRGLKVADATAFSLCMDNRLPIIVFNLLQDGNIARAVSGETIGTLVSTADDPA, from the coding sequence GTGGGACAGCCGAGGTACGACCGGGTTCTGCTCAAGCTGTCGGGCGAGGTGTTCGGCGGCGGGTCCTTCGGCGTCGACCCCGACGTCGTGCAGGGCATCGCCCGCCAGATCGCCGACATCGTGCGCGAGGGCACGCAGGTCGCCGTCGTCGTCGGCGGGGGCAACTTCTTCCGCGGGGCCGAGCTGTCGCTGCGCGGCATGGACCAGGCCCGCAGCGACTACATGGGCATGCTCGGCACGGTCATGAACTGCCTCGCGCTGCAGGACTTCCTGGAGAAGCAGGGCATCGACACCCGCGTGCAGACCGCCATCACCATGGGCCAGGTCGCCGAGCCCTACATCCCGCGTCGCGCAGTGCGCCACCTGGAGAAGGGGCGCGTGGTCATCTTCGGCGCCGGCGTCGGCATGCCCTACTTCTCCACCGACACCGCCTCCGCCCAGCGCGCCCTCGAGATCGGCGCGCAGGTGCTGCTCATGGCCAAGGCGGTCGACGGCGTCTACGACGACGACCCGCGGACCAACCCGGACGCCAAGCGCTTCGAGCGGGTGTCGTACCAGGAGGTCCTGCGCCGCGGGCTGAAGGTCGCCGACGCGACCGCCTTCAGCCTGTGCATGGACAACCGGCTGCCCATCATCGTCTTCAACCTCCTGCAGGACGGCAACATCGCGCGCGCCGTCAGCGGCGAGACCATCGGCACGCTGGTGTCGACGGCCGACGACCCGGCCTGA
- a CDS encoding M50 family metallopeptidase: protein MFWLGFLLFALGILVSVCLHEAGHMLTAKAYGMKVTQYFAGFGPTLWSTKRGETEYGVKAIPAGGFVKIVGMTPLEPVAPEDEPRSFWRAPLRKRTVVLAAGSLTHFGLALVVAYIAALTTGLPNMAWQDFDPAKASAVVEVTDCVVPVPTRGECEPGDPAGSAKAAGLQNGDRITAVGSTPVANYGELVKVLQAAPAGATPVTYERAGATQTATVDLVPVQRYTPDATEENPTTRQVSAIGVSVVEPERTLHYGAVGAVGGTLSFGKELFTGTFEAIGRFPSRIDDLVTAIGGAERSPETPVSVLGASRIGGEALEIGEPIVFLTIFVSLNVFIGVFNLFPLLPLDGGHIAIAWYERARAIVARRRGRPEPGRVDYEKLLPLTYAVMLVFVSVSLLALTADIVNPIRLS, encoded by the coding sequence TTGTTCTGGCTGGGGTTCCTGCTGTTCGCGCTCGGCATCCTCGTGTCGGTCTGCCTGCACGAGGCCGGGCACATGCTGACGGCGAAGGCCTACGGCATGAAGGTCACGCAGTACTTCGCCGGCTTCGGCCCGACCCTGTGGTCGACCAAGCGCGGTGAGACGGAGTACGGCGTCAAGGCCATCCCTGCCGGCGGCTTCGTCAAGATCGTCGGCATGACGCCGCTGGAGCCGGTGGCCCCGGAGGACGAGCCGCGCTCGTTCTGGCGGGCCCCGCTGCGCAAGCGCACGGTGGTGCTGGCGGCGGGCTCGCTCACCCACTTCGGGCTGGCGCTCGTCGTGGCGTACATCGCCGCCCTCACCACGGGCCTGCCCAACATGGCCTGGCAGGACTTCGACCCGGCCAAGGCCTCGGCGGTGGTCGAGGTGACCGACTGCGTCGTGCCGGTGCCGACCCGTGGCGAGTGCGAGCCCGGCGACCCGGCCGGCTCGGCCAAGGCGGCGGGGCTGCAGAACGGCGACCGCATCACCGCGGTCGGCAGCACTCCGGTCGCGAACTACGGCGAGCTGGTCAAGGTGCTGCAGGCCGCCCCGGCCGGTGCGACCCCGGTCACCTACGAGCGCGCCGGGGCGACGCAGACCGCGACCGTCGACCTCGTGCCCGTCCAGCGCTACACCCCGGACGCGACCGAGGAGAACCCGACCACCCGCCAGGTCTCGGCCATCGGGGTCAGCGTGGTCGAGCCCGAGCGCACGCTGCACTACGGGGCGGTCGGCGCGGTCGGCGGCACGCTGTCGTTCGGCAAGGAGCTGTTCACCGGCACCTTCGAGGCCATCGGCCGCTTCCCCTCGCGCATCGACGACCTGGTCACCGCGATCGGCGGCGCGGAGCGCTCGCCCGAGACGCCGGTCAGCGTCCTGGGGGCGAGCCGGATCGGCGGCGAGGCCCTCGAGATCGGTGAGCCGATCGTGTTCCTCACGATCTTCGTCTCGCTCAACGTCTTCATCGGCGTTTTCAACCTGTTCCCGCTGCTGCCCCTCGACGGCGGCCACATCGCCATAGCCTGGTACGAGCGGGCGCGAGCGATCGTCGCCCGCCGACGCGGACGGCCCGAGCCCGGCCGCGTCGACTACGAGAAGCTGCTGCCGTTGACGTACGCCGTCATGCTGGTGTTCGTCTCGGTGTCGCTGCTCGCCCTGACCGCCGACATCGTGAACCCGATCCGCCTCAGCTAG
- a CDS encoding GNAT family N-acetyltransferase — translation MESTPPVITRTADAADPDVRRLVAAAEDELRRRYPEDDDLGPEVHALTWVLAERDGRAVGVIALCPLEDGVGELKRLYVADEARRGGVARALLSAAEDEGRARGLRALRLETGTRQPEAIALYQRHGWASIAPYGYWAEHPMTRCYEKPLVADAVASA, via the coding sequence GTGGAGAGCACGCCCCCCGTCATCACCCGCACGGCCGACGCGGCCGACCCCGACGTACGCCGGCTCGTGGCCGCGGCCGAGGACGAGCTGCGCCGCCGCTACCCCGAGGACGACGACCTCGGCCCCGAGGTGCACGCCCTGACGTGGGTCCTCGCCGAGCGGGACGGCCGCGCGGTCGGCGTCATCGCGCTCTGCCCGCTGGAGGACGGCGTGGGCGAGCTCAAGCGGCTGTACGTCGCGGACGAGGCGCGGCGCGGGGGCGTGGCGCGCGCCCTGCTGAGCGCCGCCGAGGACGAGGGCCGGGCGCGCGGGCTGCGCGCGCTGCGGCTGGAGACCGGCACCCGCCAGCCGGAGGCGATCGCGCTCTACCAGCGGCACGGCTGGGCGTCGATCGCGCCGTACGGCTACTGGGCCGAGCACCCCATGACCCGGTGCTACGAGAAGCCGCTCGTCGCCGACGCCGTGGCCTCGGCATGA
- a CDS encoding phosphatidate cytidylyltransferase, whose amino-acid sequence MAASRRRKRAPQKRNLGRNLPAAIAVSLVMGGLLLASLYVQPSVFVGLAAVAALLGVSELVQAFGSRGIAVPGIPLGAAAVATLVAAYAGGEPGLLAAFALSALAVAAWRGAKGPEDFVRDATAGVFTLAYVPLLTGFALLSLRADDGPDRVVVFVLAVVANDVGGYAAGVLFGRHKLAPRVSPGKTWEGFAGSLAVAAAGTAASVAWLLDGPLWAGALLGVACCLTATAGDLAESLIKRDLGIKDMGTLLPGHGGVMDRLDSLLPTAPVAYLLIEYVVLR is encoded by the coding sequence GTGGCAGCGAGCCGACGGCGCAAGAGGGCTCCGCAGAAGCGCAACCTCGGTCGCAACCTCCCCGCGGCCATCGCCGTCAGCCTGGTCATGGGCGGGCTGCTGCTCGCCAGCCTGTACGTCCAGCCGAGCGTCTTCGTGGGGCTTGCCGCCGTCGCGGCGCTGCTCGGCGTCTCCGAGCTGGTGCAGGCCTTCGGCTCGCGGGGCATCGCGGTGCCCGGCATCCCGCTGGGGGCGGCCGCGGTCGCCACGCTCGTCGCGGCGTACGCCGGCGGCGAGCCCGGCCTGCTGGCCGCGTTCGCGCTGTCCGCGCTCGCGGTCGCGGCCTGGCGGGGGGCGAAGGGGCCGGAGGACTTCGTCCGCGACGCGACCGCCGGCGTCTTCACCCTGGCGTACGTGCCGCTGCTGACCGGGTTCGCGCTGCTGTCGCTGCGCGCCGACGACGGCCCCGACCGGGTCGTCGTGTTCGTGCTCGCGGTCGTCGCGAACGACGTGGGCGGCTACGCGGCCGGGGTCCTGTTCGGCCGGCACAAGCTGGCGCCCCGCGTGAGCCCGGGCAAGACGTGGGAGGGCTTCGCCGGCTCCCTGGCCGTGGCCGCAGCGGGAACGGCGGCATCGGTGGCCTGGCTGCTCGACGGGCCGCTGTGGGCCGGCGCGCTGCTGGGGGTGGCGTGCTGCCTGACGGCGACGGCCGGGGACCTCGCCGAGTCGCTGATCAAGCGCGACCTCGGAATCAAGGACATGGGCACGTTGTTGCCCGGGCACGGCGGTGTGATGGACCGTCTGGACTCGTTGCTGCCCACCGCCCCGGTGGCCTACCTCCTGATTGAGTATGTCGTCCTCCGATAA
- the ispG gene encoding flavodoxin-dependent (E)-4-hydroxy-3-methylbut-2-enyl-diphosphate synthase: MSLGLPALPPKPLAVRRKSRKLQVGKVAVGGDAPVSVQSMTTTLTSDIGATLQQIAELTASGCEIVRVAVPSQDDADALPVIARKSNIPVIADIHFQPKYVFAAIDAGCAAVRVNPGNIKAFDDKVGEIAKAAGDAGIPIRIGVNAGSLDKRLLAKYGKATPEALVESALWECSLFEEHGFRDIKISVKHNDPVVMINAYRLLAEQCDYPLHLGVTEAGPAFQGTIKSAVAFGALLAEGIGDTIRVSLSAPPAEEVKVGIAILESLGLRQRGFEIVSCPSCGRAQVDVYTLAEQVTTALEGIDVPMRVAVMGCVVNGPGEAREADLGVASGNGKGQIFVKGEVIRTVPEADIVDTLITEANRLADAMRASGVPSGEPTVSWA; encoded by the coding sequence GTGTCGCTCGGGCTGCCCGCGCTCCCGCCCAAGCCGCTCGCGGTGCGGCGCAAGTCCCGCAAGCTGCAGGTCGGCAAGGTCGCCGTCGGGGGAGACGCGCCCGTCTCGGTCCAGTCGATGACGACGACACTGACCTCAGACATCGGCGCGACCCTGCAGCAGATCGCCGAGCTCACGGCGAGCGGCTGCGAGATCGTGCGGGTCGCGGTCCCGAGCCAGGACGACGCGGACGCGCTGCCGGTCATCGCCCGCAAGTCCAACATCCCGGTGATCGCCGACATCCACTTCCAGCCCAAGTACGTCTTCGCCGCGATCGACGCGGGCTGCGCGGCCGTGCGCGTCAATCCGGGGAACATCAAGGCCTTCGACGACAAGGTCGGTGAGATCGCCAAGGCCGCCGGCGACGCGGGCATCCCGATCCGGATCGGCGTCAACGCCGGGTCCCTGGACAAGCGGCTGCTCGCGAAGTACGGCAAGGCGACCCCCGAGGCGCTGGTCGAGTCCGCCCTCTGGGAGTGCTCGCTGTTCGAGGAGCACGGCTTCCGCGACATCAAGATCTCGGTCAAGCACAACGACCCGGTCGTGATGATCAACGCCTACCGGCTGCTCGCCGAGCAGTGCGACTACCCGCTGCACCTCGGCGTCACCGAGGCCGGCCCGGCGTTCCAGGGCACGATCAAGTCCGCGGTCGCGTTCGGCGCGCTGCTCGCCGAGGGCATCGGCGACACCATCCGCGTCTCGCTGTCGGCCCCGCCGGCCGAGGAGGTCAAGGTCGGCATCGCGATCCTGGAGTCGCTCGGCCTGCGCCAGCGCGGCTTCGAGATCGTCTCCTGCCCGTCCTGCGGGCGCGCCCAGGTCGACGTCTACACCCTCGCCGAGCAGGTCACGACCGCGCTCGAGGGGATCGACGTCCCCATGCGCGTGGCGGTCATGGGCTGCGTCGTCAACGGGCCCGGCGAGGCCCGCGAGGCCGACCTCGGCGTCGCCTCGGGCAACGGCAAGGGGCAGATCTTCGTCAAGGGCGAGGTCATCCGGACCGTTCCGGAGGCCGACATCGTGGACACACTCATCACCGAGGCCAACCGGCTCGCCGACGCCATGCGCGCGTCGGGGGTACCCTCCGGCGAGCCGACGGTGAGCTGGGCCTAG
- a CDS encoding pyridoxamine 5'-phosphate oxidase family protein has translation MSWAPGELPAEALEFLAERHLATLTTLRADGSPHVVPVGFTWDAARRVARVITGGGTVKALNAAAGRRAVLCQVDRARWLSLEGVASVREDAESVDAAVAAYAGRYRQPRPNPERVVVEITVDRVLGRVAPPAVEQAQPAPAAGSGGSGPESGRAGGSS, from the coding sequence ATGAGCTGGGCACCGGGCGAGCTGCCCGCCGAGGCCCTGGAGTTCCTCGCCGAGCGGCACCTGGCGACGCTGACGACGCTGCGCGCCGACGGCAGCCCGCACGTCGTCCCGGTCGGCTTCACCTGGGACGCCGCGCGCCGGGTGGCCCGGGTCATCACCGGCGGCGGGACGGTCAAGGCGCTGAACGCGGCGGCGGGGCGCCGGGCGGTGCTGTGCCAGGTCGACCGCGCCCGGTGGCTGTCGCTCGAGGGCGTGGCCTCGGTGCGCGAGGACGCCGAGTCGGTCGACGCCGCCGTGGCCGCGTACGCCGGGCGCTACCGGCAGCCGCGGCCGAACCCTGAGCGGGTGGTCGTGGAGATCACGGTGGACCGGGTGCTGGGCCGGGTGGCTCCCCCGGCCGTCGAGCAGGCTCAGCCGGCGCCGGCGGCCGGCAGCGGGGGCTCGGGCCCGGAGAGCGGGCGGGCGGGCGGCTCCTCGTAG
- a CDS encoding DivIVA domain-containing protein — translation MRGRRRDHRRLRRAGWLSRGYARGQVDELLSHVEQRLGAGEPVAAADVRRAGFDLVRHGYDIGAVDRLLDRLERRCVEQAMADEPLWALEDDLRASAGRLRDQLSGAPGARFARLGRMHRGYDPADVDALVERVLRTLDPFSATPEGAPVEADDVRFTVFGRVRGGYVEPAVDDVLDRVIDLLLRHAVLRAQLAAAEVVQALGPDAFTAPAYEEPPARPLSGPEPPLPAAGAG, via the coding sequence GTGCGGGGCAGGAGACGCGACCACCGCCGGCTGCGCCGGGCCGGCTGGCTCTCGCGCGGGTACGCCCGCGGCCAGGTCGACGAGCTGCTGTCCCACGTCGAGCAGCGGCTGGGCGCGGGGGAGCCGGTGGCGGCGGCCGACGTGCGGCGGGCCGGCTTCGACCTCGTCCGCCACGGCTACGACATCGGCGCCGTCGACCGGCTGCTGGACCGGCTGGAGCGCCGCTGCGTCGAGCAGGCCATGGCCGACGAGCCGCTGTGGGCGCTCGAGGACGACCTGCGCGCGAGCGCCGGGCGGCTGCGCGACCAGCTGTCGGGCGCTCCCGGCGCCCGGTTCGCGCGCCTCGGGCGGATGCACCGCGGCTACGACCCGGCGGACGTCGACGCGCTCGTGGAGCGCGTGCTGCGCACCCTGGACCCGTTCAGCGCCACCCCCGAGGGCGCGCCGGTCGAGGCCGACGACGTGCGGTTCACCGTCTTCGGCCGGGTGCGCGGCGGCTACGTCGAGCCGGCCGTCGACGACGTCCTGGACCGGGTGATCGACCTGCTGCTGCGCCACGCGGTCCTGCGGGCGCAGCTCGCCGCCGCCGAGGTGGTCCAGGCGCTCGGGCCGGACGCCTTCACGGCGCCGGCCTACGAGGAGCCGCCCGCCCGCCCGCTCTCCGGGCCCGAGCCCCCGCTGCCGGCCGCCGGCGCCGGCTGA
- the dxr gene encoding 1-deoxy-D-xylulose-5-phosphate reductoisomerase codes for MSDRQPPAGERSLVVLGSTGSIGTQALEVVRADPRQRFRVVGLAAGGGRVGLLAAQALEHRVEVVALSKASAAQDLQLALYAEAQRRGWSAGDYALPKILTGPEAAAEAASWPCDVVLNGMTGSVGLGPTLAALRAGRTLALANKESLVAGGPLVRAAARPGQIVPVDSEHSALAQCLRGGREQEVRRLVLTASGGPFRGRRRSELAGVTPEQALAHPTWDMGPVVTINSATLMNKGLEVIEAHELFAVPYDAIDVVVHPQSVVHSMVEFFDGSTLAQASPPDMRLPIALALGWPDRVEGAAAGCDWTAARSWEFAPLDEEAFPAVALAKAAGTQGGTAPAVLNAANEECVEAFLSGRLPFTGIVDTVAAVLAEHGPGESGPLGNALTEADVVSAETWARARARELLGTAAGGRPAGAGAAVEDGG; via the coding sequence GTGAGCGACCGACAACCGCCCGCGGGCGAGCGCAGCCTCGTCGTCCTCGGCTCGACCGGCTCGATCGGCACGCAGGCGCTCGAGGTCGTCCGCGCCGACCCCCGGCAGCGCTTCCGGGTGGTCGGCCTCGCCGCCGGTGGGGGCCGGGTGGGGTTGCTGGCCGCGCAGGCGCTGGAGCACCGCGTGGAGGTCGTCGCGCTGTCGAAGGCGTCCGCGGCCCAGGACCTCCAGCTCGCGCTGTACGCCGAGGCGCAGCGCCGCGGGTGGAGCGCCGGTGACTACGCGCTGCCCAAGATCCTCACCGGCCCGGAGGCGGCCGCCGAGGCCGCGTCGTGGCCCTGCGACGTCGTGCTCAACGGGATGACCGGCTCGGTCGGGCTCGGCCCCACGCTGGCGGCGCTGCGCGCGGGCCGGACGCTGGCGCTGGCCAACAAGGAGTCGCTGGTCGCCGGCGGCCCGCTGGTGCGCGCTGCGGCCCGCCCCGGCCAGATCGTCCCGGTCGACTCCGAGCACTCCGCGCTCGCGCAGTGCCTGCGCGGCGGCCGGGAGCAGGAGGTACGCCGCCTCGTGCTCACCGCCAGCGGCGGCCCGTTCCGCGGCCGGCGCCGGTCCGAGCTCGCTGGCGTCACCCCCGAGCAGGCGCTCGCCCACCCCACCTGGGACATGGGGCCGGTGGTGACGATCAACTCGGCCACGCTGATGAACAAGGGGCTCGAGGTCATCGAGGCCCACGAGCTGTTCGCCGTGCCCTACGACGCGATCGACGTCGTGGTCCACCCGCAGTCGGTGGTGCACTCGATGGTCGAGTTCTTCGACGGGTCGACGCTGGCGCAGGCCAGCCCGCCGGACATGCGGCTGCCCATCGCGCTCGCCCTGGGCTGGCCCGACCGGGTCGAGGGAGCGGCGGCCGGGTGCGACTGGACGGCGGCCCGCAGCTGGGAGTTCGCGCCGCTGGACGAGGAGGCTTTCCCGGCGGTGGCCCTCGCCAAGGCGGCGGGCACGCAGGGCGGGACCGCGCCGGCGGTGCTCAACGCCGCCAACGAGGAGTGCGTCGAGGCCTTCCTCTCCGGCCGGCTGCCCTTCACTGGCATCGTGGACACGGTCGCGGCCGTGCTCGCCGAGCACGGGCCGGGGGAGAGCGGCCCGCTCGGGAACGCCCTGACCGAGGCCGATGTTGTGTCTGCGGAGACGTGGGCACGGGCCCGCGCGCGCGAGCTGCTCGGCACGGCGGCGGGCGGTCGCCCGGCCGGTGCCGGCGCGGCCGTGGAAGACGGAGGCTGA
- the rlmN gene encoding 23S rRNA (adenine(2503)-C(2))-methyltransferase RlmN produces MSSSDNAAVPPAPTRPQPPGLVLAAPRRGKPPRHLSDLTAEERRAAVVELGEPAYRAKQLSTHWFGRLVDDVEQMPDLPRPVRAKLAEALLPRLLTPVREWETDGGATRKQLWRLHDGALVEAVLMRYGARVTGEVSGGLMTGLGDESDYDAGTGPGPDDAAGARRSRVTMCVSSQAGCGMACPFCATGQQGLTRNLSTAEIVEQVLAGARALERGQVAGGPGRVSNVVFMGMGEPLANYNAVLGAVRRLTDPAPDGLGMSRRGITVSTVGLAPAIRRLAGEGLPITLAVSLHAPDDELRDTLVPINTRYKVDEVLDAAWHYAETTSRRVSIEYALIRDVNDQAWRADLLGRKLKGHLVHVNLIPLNPTPGSKWTASRERDERAFVRALEHHGVAVTVRDTRGREIEGACGQLAAADTGTGEPEPAAAGAGV; encoded by the coding sequence ATGTCGTCCTCCGATAACGCCGCCGTGCCGCCCGCCCCCACGCGCCCCCAGCCGCCGGGCCTCGTGCTCGCCGCGCCCCGACGGGGCAAGCCGCCCCGCCACCTGTCCGACCTGACCGCCGAGGAGCGGCGCGCTGCGGTCGTCGAGCTCGGCGAGCCGGCGTACCGCGCCAAGCAGCTGTCCACCCACTGGTTCGGGCGGCTGGTCGACGACGTGGAGCAGATGCCCGACCTGCCCCGCCCGGTGCGCGCCAAGCTGGCCGAGGCCCTGCTGCCCCGCCTGCTCACGCCCGTGCGCGAGTGGGAGACCGACGGCGGTGCCACCCGCAAGCAGCTGTGGCGGCTGCACGACGGCGCGCTGGTCGAGGCCGTGCTCATGCGCTACGGCGCGCGGGTCACCGGTGAGGTCTCCGGCGGGCTGATGACCGGCCTCGGTGACGAGTCCGACTACGACGCGGGTACCGGCCCGGGCCCCGACGACGCCGCGGGCGCCCGTCGCTCGCGGGTGACGATGTGCGTGAGCAGCCAGGCCGGCTGCGGCATGGCCTGCCCCTTCTGCGCCACCGGCCAGCAGGGGCTGACGCGCAACCTGTCCACCGCCGAGATCGTCGAGCAGGTCCTGGCCGGCGCCCGCGCCCTCGAGCGCGGCCAGGTCGCCGGGGGACCGGGCCGGGTCAGCAACGTGGTCTTCATGGGCATGGGCGAGCCGCTCGCCAACTACAACGCCGTTCTCGGCGCCGTGCGTCGGCTCACCGACCCCGCCCCGGACGGGCTGGGCATGTCCCGCCGCGGCATCACGGTCTCGACCGTCGGGCTCGCGCCCGCGATCCGCAGGCTCGCCGGGGAGGGGCTGCCCATCACCCTCGCGGTCAGCCTGCACGCGCCCGACGACGAGCTGCGCGACACGCTCGTCCCGATCAACACCCGCTACAAGGTCGACGAGGTGCTCGACGCGGCGTGGCACTACGCGGAGACGACCTCGCGTCGTGTATCCATCGAGTACGCGCTGATCCGTGACGTCAACGACCAGGCCTGGCGCGCTGACCTGCTGGGACGCAAGCTCAAGGGGCACCTGGTGCACGTCAACCTCATCCCGCTCAACCCGACGCCGGGCTCGAAGTGGACCGCGTCGCGCGAGCGTGACGAGCGGGCGTTCGTGCGCGCGCTCGAGCACCACGGCGTCGCCGTCACGGTGCGGGACACCCGCGGGCGCGAGATCGAGGGGGCCTGCGGCCAGCTGGCGGCCGCCGACACCGGCACCGGCGAGCCGGAGCCCGCGGCGGCCGGCGCAGGCGTCTGA
- the frr gene encoding ribosome recycling factor: MIDDTLLEAEEKMEKAVNVAKEDFATIRTGRANPALFNKIVVEYYGTYTPVNQLASFQTPDPRLIVVAPFDKGSLGAIERAIRDSDLGVNPSNDGTVIRVPLPQLSEERRRDFIKLARSKAEDAKVSIRSVRRHAKEALDRLVKDGEAGEDDVTRAEKQLESTTKRYVESVDELLKHKEAELLEV; the protein is encoded by the coding sequence GTGATCGACGACACCCTTCTCGAGGCCGAGGAGAAGATGGAGAAGGCGGTGAACGTCGCGAAGGAGGACTTCGCGACCATCCGCACCGGCCGCGCCAACCCGGCCCTGTTCAACAAGATCGTCGTCGAGTACTACGGCACCTACACGCCGGTGAACCAGCTCGCGTCCTTCCAGACGCCGGACCCGCGGCTCATCGTCGTCGCGCCCTTCGACAAGGGGTCGCTCGGCGCCATCGAGCGCGCGATCCGCGACTCGGACCTGGGGGTGAACCCGTCCAACGACGGGACGGTCATCCGGGTGCCGCTGCCCCAGCTGTCCGAGGAGCGGCGCCGCGACTTCATCAAGCTCGCGCGCAGCAAGGCCGAGGACGCCAAGGTCTCGATCCGCAGCGTGCGGCGCCATGCGAAGGAGGCGCTGGACCGGCTGGTCAAGGACGGCGAGGCCGGCGAGGACGACGTGACCCGCGCCGAGAAGCAGCTCGAGTCGACGACGAAGCGCTACGTGGAGTCCGTCGACGAGCTGCTCAAGCACAAAGAAGCAGAGCTGCTCGAGGTCTGA